A section of the Zymoseptoria tritici IPO323 chromosome 9, whole genome shotgun sequence genome encodes:
- a CDS encoding uncharacterized protein (Small (270aa) secreted protein, predicted. unknown function. No hits with protein databases, neither with hypothetical. Probable M graminicola specific protein (novel gene).) has product MQRILSLAFLALCAGNVLAAPYTQEDQDSGTTTSKDCYVDQSGKEFCGQSLKSLKSQYQSQCADKVWTQQYPPSPEHQACIDLDKKIREKEALEHDRSQYQTQCADKVWTQQYPPSPEHQACIDLDKNIREKEALEHDRSQYQTQCADKVWTQQYPPSPEHQACIDLSKDIREKEALEHDKSQYQTQCADKVWTQQYPPSPEHQACIDLSKDIREKEALQHDRSQYQDQCADRVWPDIFPPVPAEQACIDLAKKIDEREGLERMKNQYQEQCADAYWGEGGGG; this is encoded by the exons ATGCAGCGCATTCTCAGCCTCGCATTCCTCGCCCTGTGCGCAGGCAATGTGCTTGCCGCTCCATATACTCAG GAGGACCAAGACTCTggtacaacaacatcaaaAGACTGCTACGTCGACCAATCCGGCAAAGAGTTCTGCGGCCAATCCCTCAAATCCTTGAAATCGCAGTACCAATCCCAATGCGCCGACAAAGTCTGGACCCAGCAATATCCGCCCTCCCCCGAACACCAAGCCTGTATCGACCTGGACAAGAAAATCCGCGAAAAGGAAGCCCTGGAACACGATAGATCGCAGTACCAAACCCAATGCGCCGACAAAGTGTGGACCCAGCAATATCCGCCCTCCCCCGAACACCAAGCCTGCATCGATCTAGACAAGAACATCCGCGAAAAGGAAGCCCTGGAACACGACAGATCGCAGTACCAAACCCAATGCGCCGACAAAGTCTGGACCCAGCAATATCCGCCCTCCCCCGAACACCAAGCCTGCATCGACCTCTCCAAGGACATCCGCGAAAAGGAAGCCCTGGAACACGACAAATCGCAGTACCAAACCCAATGCGCCGACAAAGTCTGGACCCAGCAATATCCGCCCTCCCCCGAACACCAAGCCTGTATCGACCTCTCCAAGGACATCCGCGAAAAGGAAGCCCTCCAACACGACCGGTCGCAGTATCAAGATCAATGCGCGGACCGCGTGTGGCCGGATATTTTCCCTCCCGTACCGGCGGAGCAGGCGTGTATTGATTTGGCGAAGAAGATTGACGAGAGGGAGggtttggagaggatgaagaatCAGTATCAGGAACAGTGTGCGGATGCG TATtggggagaaggaggaggaggttga
- a CDS encoding uncharacterized protein (putative aspartic proteinase, Asp superfam; Secreted), translating to MQGFFAIAAVLAGYLLSADAIQLGIPDSDRAPKVVQQHLYRHPVADPVERDRRRFLHKRQNDSVNAVDVPLRNDLFLYYMNVSVGTPPQDFEVHIDTGSSDLWLNVPTSEFCSLPVDPCTTGTYDANASSTYEYANSLFEILYVDKTTSNGDYARDVVRLTDSNVSLPGQQFGVGYESTTQDGILGIGYPTNEVQISFGGPLYDNIPVSMVKEGYINTLAYSLWLNNIDADEGDILFGGVNTAKYQGDLVSLPVIPDRGIYREFTIEMNSLGLSGDEEAFSSSPLEVHLDSGASLTYLPEDVTNRIYSRVGATYDARYGINIVDCEVANQNETMDFVFSNITIKVPMSEMVVPYANFGAQELCVFGVLPTITSSLGNEYIILGDTFLRSAYVVYDMTNHEISLAQTVFGVDAADDQIVEVSSSGDGKPVGTGIASFVAPGGTTGSGSGTGTGSGNEVTTIISSLRYVSASTLSRPRPRPRSLITLITLGLLAGLLVREQADVLTPAPGDRSFKNHTGIRLLLLMSLLDRVRSCG from the exons ATGCAGGGATTTTTCGCGATAGCGGCTGTGCTCGCGGGCTATCTACTCAGCGCGGACGCCATACAACTTGGAATCCCTGACAGCGATCGTGCTCCCAAGGTCGTGCAACAGCATTTATACCGACATCCTGTCGCCGATCCAGTGGAGAGAGATCGAAGGCGATTCCTGCACAAGCGCCAAAATGACAGCGTCAACGCCGTCGATGTACCTTTACGGAACgatctcttcctctactACATGAACGTCTCAGTCGGCACGCCACCGCAAGACTTTGAAGTTCACATCGATACCGGAAGCAGCGATCTCTGGTTGAACGTGCCGACCAGCGAGTTCTGCTCTCTCCCCGTGGACCCTTGCACGACCGGCACATACGACGCCAACGCCTCGTCCACATACGAATACGCCAATAGCCTATTCGAGATCCTCTACGTTGACAAAACTACTTCCAACGGCGACTATGCCAGAGACGTCGTCCGACTCACCGATAGCAACGTCTCCCTCCCCGGACAGCAATTCGGCGTTGGCTATGAATCCACCACACAAGACGGCATCTTGGGAATTGGCTACCCTACGAATGAAGTCCAAATCTCCTTTGGTGGCCCTCTCTACGACAATATTCCCGTGAGCATGGTCAAAGAAGGCTACATCAACACTCTCGCGTACAGTCTCTGGCTGAACAACATCGATGCCGATGAAGGCGACATTCTGTTCGGTGGTGTCAACACGGCTAAATATCAAGGGGACCTCGTCTCTCTGCCCGTCATTCCCGACAGAGGCATCTACCGGGAATTCACCATCGAGATGAACAGCCTAGGTCTCAGCGGTGACGAAGAGGCGTTCTCCAGTTCTCCCCTCGAAGTCCACCTCGACTCCGGCGCGAGTCTGACGTATCTGCCCGAAGACGTTACAAATCGTATTTACTCCAGAGTCGGCGCTACCTACGATGCTCGCTATGGTATTAACATCGTCGACTGCGAGGTTGCGAATCAGAACGAGACGATGGACTTTGTCTTCTCCAACATCACGATTAAAGTCCCCATGAGCGAAATGGTGGTGCCGTACGCCAACTTTGGCGCTCAAGAACTCTGCGTGTTTGGGGTGCTTCCGACGATCACATCCTCGCTGGGTAATGAGTACATCATTCTCGGTGATACATTTTTGCGGTCGGCGTATGTGGTGTATGACATGACGAATCATGAGATCTCGTTGGCGCAGACTGTCTTTGGTGTGGATGCGGCGGATGATCAGATTGTGGAGGTTTCGTCGAGTGGAGATGGCAAGCCTGTTGGGACGGGCATTGCGAGTTTTGTTGCTCCTGGAGGAACGACTGGATCAGGGTCGGGAACTGGAACAGGAAGTGGGAATG AGGTAACGACTATCATTTCATCACTGCGATATGTGTCAGCAAGCACGTTgtctcgccctcgccctcgccctcgctcTCTCATCACTCTCATCACTCTCGGCCTTCTAGCCGGTCTGCTCGTCCGTGAACAAGCTGATGTACTCACTCCTGCACCGGGTGATCGGAGCTTCAAGAATCACACTGGAATTCGCCTGCTTCTTCTGATGTCACTCCTCGATCGAGTTCGCTCGTGCGGATGA
- a CDS encoding putative major facilitator superfamily transporter (MFS-MDR transporter belonging to the DHA2 subfamily. These type of MFS transporters are implicated in MDR and secretion of fungal secondary metabolites. Shows sequence similarity to ARN1 of S. cerevisiae and MirB of E. nidulans. These are Major facilitator superfamily transporters which act with siderophores. ...), with translation MDILHRFKKPDAGPRNDSPEATRISSLQEKSHSDGAHSTDIRAVASEDSDRDDEIVHKDMQRGIQKMEGVAQVWPRWALYATYVVWIIYFIDALEGPTGWALTPYVTSEFQLHGLTALTGVVASLVSGLARLPMAKIIDIWGRPEGLVMSVILMTVGSIMMAATDSVEMYAAAEVFSQTGGNCRNYILGVLLADTSQLKNRGLILAYIASPYLITTFVSGFFAQAMLDGAGWRWAFGIFSILHPVLNTPLILLLLWYQRKAIGMGLVPAQSAGRSVWQSVKYYAIEFDVLGLLLLVAGFAIFLLPFNIYSYQGATLREQWTSPLVLSMIIVGLFIILAFALYEWKFAPVQIIPFHLLRDRTILGACFLAAILFVEFYIWNSFFSSFLQVVPALDLARSGYVQNIYSMGSCSWSFVAGLIVRYYGDSKWQCLFFGMPMTLLGVALMIVFRQPEVNIGYIVMCQIFIAFGGGTLVIGQQVIAMAATTHQYIAIVLALLAVFNAIGGAIGNTIASAVWTGTFYADLAKHLPAETLANATAIGASLETQLSYPVGDPTRVAIQIAYGNAQRYMLITATAITVLGFPAVMMWRGIDARERKQVKGRVF, from the exons ATGGACATCCTCCACCGTTTCAAGAAGCCGGACGCTGGACCAAGAAACGACTCCCCAGAAGCTACACGCATCTCGTCGTTGCAAGAGAAGAGCCACTCGGATGGCGCACACTCGACAGACATCCGTGCTGTCGCATCGGAAGACAGCGATCGCGACGATGAGATTGTGCACAAGGACATGCAGCGCGGCATTCAGAAGATGGAGGGTGTAGCACAAGTATGGCCACGATGGGCGCTTTATGCCACATATGT CGTCTGGATCATCTACTTCATCGACGCCCTCGAAGGTCCCACGGGCTGGGCTTTGACTCCCTACGTGACCAGCGAGTTCCAGCTTCATGGTCTCACAGCTCTGACTGGAGTCGTCGCATCACTTGTCTCCGGCCTTGCGAGACTGCCAATGGCAAAAATCATCGACATATGGGGCCGGCCGGAAGGGCTGGTCATGTCGGTGATTCTCATGACGGTCGGCTCGATCATGATGGCTGCTACCGATAGTGTGGAGATGTATGCGGCTGCGGAGGTGTTTAGTCAGACTGG CGGCAATTGTCGCAACTACATCCTCggcgtcctcctcgccgacacATCCCAACTCAAGAACCGTGGCTTGATTCTCGCCTACATCGCCTCGCCATACCTTATCACGACCTTCGTCTCCGGCTTCTTTGCGCAAGCCATGCTGGACGGCGCAGGCTGGAGATGGGCATTCGGTATCTTCTCCATTCTCCATCCGGTTCTCAACACCCCTCTCATCCTCCTGTTGCTGTGGTATCAGCGCAAAGCGATCGGAATGGGTCTCGTTCCGGCACAAAGTGCAGGACGAAGCGTCTGGCAGTCCGTCAAATACTACGCCATCGAGTTTGATGTTCTCGGATTGCTTCTACTCGTAGCTGGCTttgccatcttcctcctcccgtTCAACATTTACTCTTATCAGGGTGCTACCCTCAGGGAACAGTGGACGTCGCCGCTTGTCTTGTCGATGATCATCGTCGGGCTGttcatcatcctcgcatTTGCGCTGTACGAGTGGAAGTTTGCGCCAGTGCAG ATCATCcccttccacctcctccgcgaccgCACCATCCTCGGAGCctgcttcctcgccgccattCTCTTCGTAGAATTCTACATCTGGAactccttcttcagctcttTCCTCCAAGTCGTGCCCGCCTTGGACCTCGCCCGCTCGGGCTACGTTCAGAATATCTACAGCATGGGATCTTGTTCGTGGTCTTTCGTCGCGGGCTTGATCGTGCGGTACTACGGCGACTCAAAGTGGCAGTGTCTCTTCTTCGGCATGCCCATGACGCTGCTGGGTGTCGCGTTAATGATCGTCTTTCGTCAGCCGGAGGTTAACATTGGATACATTGTCATG TGCCAAATCTTCATCGCCTTCGGCGGCGGCACCCTCGTCATCGGCCAGCAAGTCATCGCCATGGCCGCCACGACCCACCAATACATCGCCATCGtactcgccctcctcgccgtcttcaacgCCATCGGCGGAGCCATCGGCAACACCATCGCCAGCGCCGTCTGGACGGGAACCTTCTACGCCGATCTCGCCAAGCACCTCCCAGCAGAGACGTTGGCCAACGCGACGGCCATTGGGGCTAGTCTGGAGACTCAGCTCAGTTATCCTGTTGGCGATCCGACGAGAGTTGCGATTCAGATTGCGTATGGGAATGCGCAGAGGTATATGCTTAttacggcgacggcgatcaCGGTGCTGGGATTCCCGGCTGTGATGATGTGGCGGGGAATTGatgcgagggagaggaagcagGTTAAGGGACGGGTGTTTTGA
- the NPR1 gene encoding NPR1 nitrogen permease reactivator protein from HOG pathway (Nitrogen permease reactivator protein kinase): protein MDAIKKAFVPATGKEQEIAAGLGDRDRRREDDLNPDAQKELQQLRDTLQNNIQASRMQHHAFEPLSLPGSQPVPSGSATPQRIQRMQAGSDHNSPKHSPPGSTVHSPPLTPAATHSRDAGKTVTSAPAVRPPTDVMTPQRSTSPQRAEPVSSHPKQQPSNSVGPSNDSQPPSKDISPSDTPSSTAPGTPRSYTPSSDSSRKRTSVAQTSETSESRFRFGNRDPAIGFTTSGSGPSLPPMPGLPKQTPSGLPIMRNEEKRSSGFFGGYKNDHSTEENKRSSIFFGGQKNDHSTEENKRSSVFFGGHKNDHSDSSSTINEKAQGNHGSKSNLKRFFKGLGGGDHKHKEKDKARSRANSPNGTRTPPASRPTTGNAPVVPFADDHGLASKYGKFGKMLGSGAGGSVRLMKRSGDGTVFAVKQFRDRHAYESEREYNKKVTAEFCIGSTLHHGNVIETIDIVHEKGRWFEVMEFAPFDLFATVMTGKMGREEVTCATLQVLSGVLYLHSMGLAHRDLKLDNVVINDQGIMKLIDFGSAVVFRYPFENEVVLATGVVGSDPYLAPEVYDHSKYDPRPTDIWSIAIMFCCMTLRRFPWKAPRLSDNSYRLFVATPDPDQDKVLDSHRRSVANARTAPPSRNASNDGDHNGNDEKKATNPSIPPENQPTIKGPIRLLRLLPRETRHIIGRMLELDPKKRADMDEILADSWVQNSLVCRQEENGVVIKAPNHTHTLQPSNAS, encoded by the exons ATGGACGCCATTAAGAAGGCTTTCGTGCCGGCCACGGGCAAGGAGCAAGAGATCGCCGCGGGATTGGGCGACCGTGATCGTCGTCGAGAGGATGATCTCAACCCCGATGCCCAGAAAGAGCTGCAACAACTGCGCGATACCCTACAGAACAACATCCAAGCCTCGCGCATGCAGCACCACGCTTTTGAGCCACTCTCGCTGCCTGGCTCGCAACCA GTCCCTTCTGGATCCGCAACGCCGCAGCGTATTCAACGAATGCAAGCGGGCTCGGATCACAACTCGCCCAAGCACTCACCTCCTGGATCCACCGTGCACTCTCCACCACTCACACCCGCTGCCACCCATTCGCGAGATGCCGGCAAGACCGTCACATCCGCTCCGGCGGTCCGTCCACCCACTGATGTTATGACCCCTCAGAGATCAACATCACCACAGCGCGCGGAACCAGTATCCTCACACCCAAAGCAGCAACCGTCGAATTCTGTGGGACCGTCCAACGACTCGCAGCCGCCGTCCAAGGACATCAGCCCCAGCGATACACCCAGCAGCACTGCCCCCGGCACACCCAGATCATACACTCCGAGCTCGGACAGCTCTCGCAAGCGTACTTCCGTTGCACAAACCTCGGAGACCTCCGAATCACGCTTTCGATTTGGTAACCGCGATCCAGCGATTGGCTTCACGACTTCTGGAAGCGGGCCAAGCCTGCCGCCCATGCCTGGTCTGCCCAAGCAGACGCCGAGTGGATTGCCGATCATGAGGAATGAGGAGAAGCGCTCTAGCGGTTTCTTCGGCGGATACAAGAATGATCACAGCACGGAGGAGAATAAACGCTCCAGCATTTTCTTTGGCGGACAAAAGAATGATCACAGCACCGAGGAGAATAAACGCTCCAGCGTGTTCTTTGGCGGACACAAGAATGATCACAGCGACAGCTCAAGCACAATCAATGAGAAAGCACAAGGGAATCACGGTTCAAAGTCCAACCTCAAGCGCTTCTTCAAGGGATTGGGAGGCGGAGACCACAAACacaaggagaaggacaaggcAAGATCAAGAGCGAATTCGCCAAATGGGACAAGAACACCACCGGCTTCGAGACCCACGACTGGAAATGCACCGGTCGTGCCATTCGCCGATGACCATGGTCTGGCATCGAAGTATGGAAAGTTTGGCAAAATGTTGGGATCCGGTGCAGGTGGCTCTGTTCGTCTCATGAAGAGGAGTGGAGATGGCACCGTCTTCGCAGTCAAGCAATTCCGTGACCGACACGCATACGAGAGCGAACGAGAATACAACAAGAAGGTGACGGCCGAGTTTTGCATCGGCTCCACCCTCCATCACGGCAACGTCATCGAAACGATCGATATAGTGCACGAGAAGGGCAGATGGTTCGAAGTGATGGAGTTTGCGCCGTTTGACTTGTTTGCGACAGTCATGACGGGCAAGATGGGGAGGGAAGAGGTCACCTGCGCGACGCTGCAAGTGTTGAGCGGCGTGCTATATCTTCACAGCATGGGTTTGGCACATCGAGATCTCAAGCTTGACAATGTGGTGATCAACGATCAGGGGATCATGAAGTTGATTGACTTTGGAAGTGCGGTGGTGTTCAGATATCCCTTTGAGAATGAGGTCGTTTTGGCGACTG GCGTTGTCGGATCTGATCCATACCTTGCCCCGGAAGTGTACGATCACTCAAAGTATGATCCCCGGCCGACCGACATCTGGTCGATCGCAATCATGTTCTGCTGCATGACACTCCGTCGCTTTCCCTGGAAGGCACCTCGACTCTCAGATAATTCATACCGCCTCTTCGTCGCCACCCCTGACCCGGATCAGGACAAGGTTCTTGACTCGCATCGTAGATCTGTTGCGAACGCGAGGACCGCGCCTCCATCACGGAATGCCAGCAACGACGGAGATCACAATGGGAACgatgagaagaaggcgacgaaCCCTTCAATACCGCCCGAGAATCAGCCCACGATCAAGGGTCCGATTAGGTTGCTCAGATTGCTTCCGAGAGAGACTCGACATATCATCGGACGGATGCTCGAGCTGGACCCCAAGAAGCGAGCGGACATGGATGAGATTTTGGCGGATTCGTGGGTGCAGAACAGTTTGGTGTGTCGGCAGGAGGAGAATGGCGTGGTGATCAAGGCGCCGAACCATACGCATACACTGCAGCCGAGTAATGCCTCATAG